One window of Quercus robur chromosome 12, dhQueRobu3.1, whole genome shotgun sequence genomic DNA carries:
- the LOC126709947 gene encoding protein DETOXIFICATION 56-like, producing MSTTTKLEENPNMKTFQPSSFPTPPTQKWSASFAKIVLLELKVQRGIVIPLIAMNLTWFAKIAITTAFLGRLGELNLAGGALGITFANVTGLSVLNGLCGAMEPICGQAYGAKNFKLLHKTLLMAILLLLLATLPITFLWLNVDKILIHFGQQKDISIVAKTYLFHLLPDLVITSFLCPLKAYLSSQSITIPILFSSGLGLAFHIPINILLSKAKGLEGVSMATWVTDLLVVILLALYVFMMENRERGWKEGGWCEQSVSDWLRLLKLCGPCCLTACLEWWCYEILILLTGRLPNAKQAVGVLAIVLNFDYLLFSVMLSLATCASTRVSNELGANHAGPAYQSAYVSLAVSFISGFIGAIVTVAARGIWGPLSSHDKGTIRGVKKMMFLMALMDVVNFPLVVCGGIVRGTARPTLGIYANLGGFYLLSLPLGVLAFKAALGLGGMLVGFLVGMVACLVLLLVFVIRIDWDEEVVKAQKLACDVDIVKEDESHSSSSVDKYENN from the coding sequence ATGTCTACTACCACAAAACTTGAAGAGAACCCAAACATGAAAACCTTTCAACCATCTTCATTCCCGACACCTCCAACTCAAAAATGGTCAGCCAGCTTTGCAAAGATTGTGCTTTTGGAGCTAAAAGTGCAAAGGGGAATTGTTATTCCATTGATAGCAATGAATTTAACATGGTTTGCAAAAATAGCAATCACAACAGCCTTTTTAGGCCGCCTTGGGGAGCTTAACTTGGCAGGTGGCGCACTTGGGATCACGTTTGCTAATGTCACAGGTTTGTCTGTCTTGAATGGCCTCTGTGGAGCCATGGAACCCATATGTGGTCAAGCTTACGGAGCCAAAAACTTTAAACTCCTTCACAAGACTCTCCTCATGGCAATCTTATTATTACTACTTGCAACACTACCTATAACTTTCTTGTGGCTCAATGTTGATAAAATTCTTATCCATTTTGGTCAACAAAAGGATATATCAATTGTGGCAAAGACCTATCTTTTCCATCTCCTCCCTGATTTGGTAATCACTTCATTTCTATGTCCACTCAAAGCCTACTTGAGCTCACAGAGCATCACAATTCCCATATTGTTTAGCTCGGGTCTGGGTCTAGCTTTTCACATTCCCATCAACATATTACTTTCAAAAGCTAAGGGTCTTGAGGGAGTTTCAATGGCAACTTGGGTCACTGATCTCCTTGTAGTGATATTACTTGCCTTGTATGTATTTATGATGGAAAATAGGGAAAGAGGATGGAAGGAAGGTGGGTGGTGTGAACAAAGCGTTAGTGACTGGCTCAGGTTGCTCAAGCTCTGTGGACCTTGTTGCCTTACCGCCTGCCTTGAATGGTGGTGTTATGAGATTTTAATCTTGCTCACAGGGAGGCTACCGAATGCTAAGCAGGCTGTTGGAGTGTTAGCAATTGTGCTAAACTTCGATTACCTGCTTTTCTCTGTGATGTTATCATTAGCCACATGTGCATCCACCCGTGTGTCGAATGAGCTTGGTGCAAACCATGCCGGTCCTGCTTACCAGTCAGCATATGTGTCTCTGGCAGTGAGCTTCATCTCCGGTTTCATAGGTGCCATAGTGACAGTAGCAGCCAGAGGAATATGGGGGCCTCTGTCTAGCCATGATAAGGGGACTATAAGAGGTGTAAAGAAGATGATGTTTCTAATGGCTTTAATGGATGTAGTAAATTTTCCATTGGTAGTATGTGGAGGAATTGTCCGGGGAACTGCTAGGCCAACGTTGGGTATTTATGCCAATCTTGGTGGGTTCTACCTTCTATCTTTACCCTTGGGTGTTTTAGCCTTCAAGGCGGCACTTGGACTTGGCGGGATGTTGGTAGGTTTCTTGGTGGGGATGGTCGCCTGCTTGGTTTTACTGTTGGTCTTTGTCATAAGGATTGACTGGGATGAAGAAGTTGTCAAGGCACAAAAACTAGCATGTGATGTGGACATTGTTAAGGAAGATGAAAGTCACTCCAGTTCCAGTGTGGACAAGTATGAGAACAACTga
- the LOC126709272 gene encoding ATP-dependent Clp protease ATP-binding subunit CLPT2, chloroplastic-like, translating to MAAHTISISKFPTTRTPSLLFSDSDSDSNLRRRPDPCPPHLGRTLRAPQSVPHPCAWLGTNQLSLHSSNLRQPPHLSWRRPITATVSFCLPTAKPERASSSTVKIPKWSRSAIKAFAMGELEARKLKYPTTGTESLLMGILIEGTSLASNFLRANGITLFKVREETIKLLGKGERFFFSPEHPPPTEAAQRALDWAVDQKLQSGDGGEITTSHMLLGIWSEVESPGYKIMATLGFNDEKAKELESLSSEPGFVDD from the exons atggcAGCTCACACAATCTCCATCTCCAAGTTTCCAACAACAAGAACACCCTCGTTATTATTCTCAGACTCAGACTCAGACTCCAACCTTAGAAGACGACCCGACCCGTGTCCACCGCACCTGGGTCGGACTCTCAGAGCACCACAAAGTGTACCTCACCCATGCGCATGGCTAGGCACCAACCAACTCTCGCTTCACTCCTCAAATCTCAGACAACCACCCCACTTGTCATGGCGCCGACCCATCACCGCAACGGTGTCGTTTTGCCTCCCCACTGC AAAGCCAGAGAGAGCTTCTTCCTCCACTGTGAAAATTCCCAA ATGGTCAAGGAGTGCAATAAAGGCATTTGCTATGGGAGAGCTGGAAGCCAGGAAGCTCAAGTACCCAACTACTGGGACTGAATCCCTTCTCATGGGGATTCTTATTGAGG GAACTAGTCTTGCTTCAAACTTTTTGCGAGCAAATGGGATTACTCTATTTAAGGTGCGTGAAGAAACTATCAAGTTACTTGGGAAAGgtgaaaggtttttttttagtccTGAGCATCCTCCTCCAACTGAAGCGGCTCAAAGGGCCCTTGACTGGGCTGTTGATCAGAAACTACAATCTG GTGATGGTGGGGAAATTACGACATCTCATATGCTTCTTGGCATATGGTCTGAAGTGGAATCACCAGGTTATAAGATAATGGCTACCCTTGGCTTTAATGATGAGAAAGCCAAAGAGTTGGAGTCTTTGAGTTCAGAACCTGGATTTGTAGATGATTGA
- the LOC126708658 gene encoding ACT domain-containing protein ACR8-like → MVEMDWPSSLNEYEKLVIRMNTPRVVIDNAVCPNATLVTVDSARRHGILLEAVQVLTDLNLSIKKAYISSDVRWFMDVFHVTDQNGNKLTDESVIRYIEQSMGSIHCGRTNGNNGLTALELTGTDRVGLLSEVFAVLADLQCNIVEAKVWTHNGRIASLIYVKDCDSGCPIEDSQKLDQIEARLRNVLKGDNDIRSAKTSVSMAVTHTERRLHQMMFADRDYERKPILKPSDDCPIVTVQNWIERGYSVVNVQCKDRSKLLFDIVCTMTDMEYVVFHATINTAGDRAYLEFYIRHADGTPISSEPERQRVIQCLQASIERRAYEGVRLELSAEDRQGLLADVTRTFRENGLNVTRADISTQREMAVNEFYVTDAVGNTADPKLIEAVRQKIGLSNLKVKELPMICHKNVESEEQPVGVGGAVLLSLGSLVRRNLYNLGWIRSYS, encoded by the exons ATGGTTGAGATGGACTGGCCCTCTTCTTTGAACGAATACGAAAAGCTTGTGATTCGGATGAACACTCCTAG GGTCGTGATCGACAATGCCGTTTGCCCCAATGCGACTCTTGTCACG GTTGATAGTGCTAGAAGGCATGGAATTTTACTTGAGGCCGTGCAGGTTCTCACGGATCTGAACCTTTCCATCAAAAAGGCTTACATATCTTCAGATGTAAGATGGTTCATGGAtg TTTTCCATGTGACTGATCAAAACGGAAACAAACTTACGGATGAGAGCGTTATCAGATACATTGAACAG TCTATGGGCAGCATTCACTGTGGTCGGACTAACGGCAATAACGGCCTGACTGCCCTAGAACTAACCGGAACCGACCGTGTTGGTCTACTATCCGAGGTTTTTGCTGTGCTAGCTGACCTTCAATGCAATATTGTGGAAGCTAAAGTTTGGACTCACAATGGCCGAATTGCTTCACTAATCTATGTGAAGGACTGTGATTCCGGTTGCCCAATTGAGGATTCCCAGAAATTAGACCAAATCGAAGCTCGTTTGAGGAATGTACTCAAAGGTGACAATGATATTCGCAGTGCTAAGACCTCGGTGTCTATGGCGGTCACGCACACTGAGAGGAGGCTGCACCAAATGATGTTTGCGGATCGTGATTATGAGCGGAAGCCAATTTTGAAGCCTAGTGATGACTGTCCCATTGTCACGGTTCAGAATTGGATTGAGAGGGGTTACTCCGTTGTGAATGTTCAGTGCAAGGACAGGTCGAAGCTTTTATTTGACATTGTTTGCACGATGACAGACATGGAGTATGTTGTTTTTCATGCTACTATCAATACAGCTGGAGACAGAGCATATTTG GAATTTTACATTAGACACGCAGATGGGACCCCAATAAGTTCTGAACCAGAGAGGCAACGCGTTATTCAATGCCTACAAGCTTCAATTGAGAGAAGGGCTTATGAG GGTGTGAGGCTTGAACTATCCGCGGAAGATAGGCAGGGGCTTTTGGCCGATGTGACAAGAACGTTCCGAGAGAATGGGCTTAATGTGACGAGAGCCGATATATCAACCCAAAGAGAGATGGCCGTGAATGAGTTTTATGTAACGGATGCAGTTGGTAACACTGCGGATCCAAAACTCATTGAAGCTGTTAGACAAAAAATAGGGTTGAGTAATTTGAAAGTGAAGGAATTGCCAATGATTTGTCATAAGAATGTTGAAAGTGAAGAGCAGCCAGTTGGGGTCGGTGGGGCAGTGTTATTATCACTTGGGAGCTTAGTGAGGAGGAATCTGTACAACTTGGGATGGATCAGGTCTTATTCTTAA